One segment of Salvelinus alpinus chromosome 1, SLU_Salpinus.1, whole genome shotgun sequence DNA contains the following:
- the foxred2 gene encoding FAD-dependent oxidoreductase domain-containing protein 2: MDSPILLLLALLIALIQCFPDDYHSHNSTRHHDYCVLGAGPAGLQMGHFLSKSQRDYIILERNSGPGSFFNIYPRHRKLISINKIYTGRRNREFNLRHDWNSLLSDRPDLLLQRVSRELYPDADSFPRYLSMYVKELGLKVQYGVDIGKIRASESESPRGRGYILTDQRGLDYTCRVLLVSTGLWDPQKVQFEGSDLVEGYESIPVDPEEYKDQAVLILGKGNSAFETAQSILGRASRIHLYSPSPVRLAWQTHYVGDLRAVNNELLDTYQLKSLDGLVEGGLEDIAIVRNGEDEKKCSGRKKKCRSSGKEKRGKLFLTLSELLDSSDGRNSSKVTATNLPVYHNDNFSLRQPYDRVIRCLGFRFNFSIFDGSARPPSSEGARGRLPGVTAWYEGRGTPDLFVLGTAAHSRDYRSSAGGFIHGFRYTVRAVHRVLELRYHSNSWPAIKLSISQLQSWLLRRVNEASGPYQMFGVLGDIILLRGSHCEYLEEFPLQALPQFSSLSGHQLSKHGLLVLVLQYGLNRTDSLGPGRAESEWTRAWRSNFLHPVLYYYDKLPTERDMRHRPVGWPLPRPKAVHHMIEDFLTEWDGPISHSQPLRRFLEHCLHTDLRAFYAESCFRFSLTNQKPPLFCRQGYLRKHGVVRNSQLWQHAHDAGLMPGRQDSASPDTDPSFPDYLTRAGTSVSSAINLDF; the protein is encoded by the exons ATGGATTCCCCTATCCTTCTTCTCCTAGCCCTCCTGATCGCTCTGATCCAATGTTTTCCTGATGACTACCACAGTCACAACAGCACCCGTCACCATGACTACTGTGTGCTTGGAGCCGGGCCTGCTGGCCTTCAGATGGGTCACTTTCTCTCCAAGAGTCAGAGAGATTACATCATCTTGGAGAGGAACTCGGGGCCAGGGAGCTTCTTCAATAT ATACCCTCGACACAGGAAACTCATCAGCATCAACAAGATCTACACAGGAAGGCGGAACCGCGAGTTCAACCTTCGTCACGATTGGAACTCCCTCCTGAGTGACAGGCCCGACCTGCTGCTTCAGCGAGTCAGCCGGGAGCTCTACCCAGATGCAGACTCATTCCCCCGCTACCTCTCCATGTATGTGAAGGAGCTGGGGCTGAAGGTCCAGTATGGGGTGGACATCGGGAAGATCAGGGCCTCAGAGTCTGAATCACCTAGAGGCAGGGGATACATACTGACTGACCAGCGTGGACTGGACTATACATGCAG AGTCCTACTGGTGTCCACAGGACTGTGGGATCCTCAGAAGGTCCAGTTTGAGGGCTCAGACCTGGTGGAGGGCTATGAGTCCATCCCTGTGGACCCAGAGGAGTATAAGGACCAGGCCGTGCTGATCCTGGGTAAGGGGAACTCAGCATTTGAAACAGCTCAGAGCATCCTGGGTCGGGCCAGCCGGATCCATCTCTACAGCCCAAGCCCGGTCCGCCTAGCCTGGCAGACACACTACGTCGGAGACCTCAG agctgtgaacaaTGAGCTGCTAGACACGTACCAACTAAAGTCCCTTGATGGGCTGGTGGAGGGAGGCCTTGAGGACATTGCTATCGTCAGAAATGGAGAGGATGAAAAGAAGTGCTCAGGCAGAAAGAAGAAGTGCAGATCCAGTGGGAAGGAAAAGCGTGGCAAGTTGTTCCTTACTCTATCTGAGTTACTGGACAGTTCGGATGGGAGGAACAGTTCAAAGGTCACAGCGACAAACCTGCCTGTGTACCACAATGACAACTTCTCTCTCCGCCAGCCATATGATCGTGTGATCCGCTGCCTGGGGTTCCGGTTCAACTTCAGCATCTTTGATGG CTCTGCCCGCCCACCAAGCAGTGAGGGTGCCAGGGGGCGGTTGCCAGGAGTGACAGCATGGTACGAGGGGCGGGGAACCCCAGACCTTTTTGTTTTGGGGACGGCTGCACACTCAAGAGACTATCGCTCTTCTGCAGGGGGGTTCATCCATGGCTTCCGATACACAG TGCGTGCTGTACATAGAGTCCTTGAGCTGCGTTACCATAGCAACTCCTGGCCAGCAATCAAACTGTCAATCAGTCAGCTGCAGTCCTGGCTGTTGAGGAGGGTCAATGAGGCCTCCGGACCGTACCAAATGTTTGGGGTACTTGGAGACATCATTTTACTAAGAGG CTCTCACTGTGAGTATCTGGAGGAGTTTCCCCTCCAGGCCCTGCCCCAGTTCTCTTCTCTGTCTGGCCACCAGCTCTCCAAGCATGGGCTGCTGGTTCTGGTTCTACAGTACGGGCTGAACCGCACAGACTCACTGGGCCCTGGCAGGGCAGAGTCAGAGTGGACCCGTGCCTGGAGGTCCAACTTCCTCCACCCTGTTCTATATTACTACGACAAACTTCCCACTG AGAGGGACATGAGACACCGTCCTGTTGGCTGGCCATTGCCACGGCCCAAGGCAGTGCATCACATGATCGAGGACTTCTTGACTGAGTGGGATGGGCCCATCTCCCACAGCCAGCCACTGCGGCGCTTCCTGGAACACTGTCTCCACACTGACCTCAGGGCCTTCTATGCAG AGTCATGTTTCCGCTTTTCCCTTACCAATCAAAAGCCACCCCTGTTTTGTCGTCAGGGATACCTGAGGAAGCATGGGGTTGTTAGGAATAGTCAGCTGTGGCAGCATGCCCATGATGCTGGGCTAATGCCTGGAAGACAGGACTCTGCATCCCCAGACACAGACCCATCGTTCCCTGATTACCTTACACGAGCTGGAACCTCAGTGTCATCTGCAATAAACCTCGACTTCTGA